In the Acidobacteriota bacterium genome, one interval contains:
- a CDS encoding CRTAC1 family protein, producing MSLRVLLVVGSLVGLFPTVFGSVSLSEHQRPPGAESDSFKPVFTEVTAASGIHFRHHNSPTPSKYVVETIGSGCAFLDYDRDDYLDIFLVNGGRLPGAEKGAPPDHALYRNRGDGTFVEVGKESGIERNRAFGQGIAVGDYDNDGFDDLFLTNFNGPNLLYRNQKNGTFMEVAEKAGLTSDGRWSAGAAFLDYDNDGRLDLYVARYIDNTFENNLRCGSLVDDSLHTYCTPEVYEGVPDLLYRNHGNGTFSDVTAASGLARFVGSGLGVITFDYNEDGWTDIYVANDTDPNFLFENEGDGTWKEVAMSRGAAVDVNGNAQAGMGVAAGDFDRDGLPDLAVTNFDFEYLILYRQLPGGFFEDASSLAGVEIPSSAYVGFGLGFLDFDNDSDLDLFVANGHVYDNAHRVFPGSSYEQPKLLFENSQGRFAEVAARHGKALVLPQVSRGTCFGDYDNDGDLDVLVTNSGASPMLLRNDGGNRNNWISLRLIGTASNPNGIGARVRLTLDNLVLESQVSGGGSYYSASDYRLHFGLEDRDVIRRLEVFWPSGTVDVRTKISSRQFLVIREGEKGE from the coding sequence ATGAGCCTGCGAGTCTTGTTGGTCGTCGGATCACTTGTAGGACTATTTCCCACGGTTTTCGGTTCTGTTTCCCTATCCGAGCATCAGAGACCCCCCGGCGCTGAAAGTGATTCGTTCAAGCCTGTCTTCACCGAGGTTACGGCTGCTTCGGGCATTCACTTCCGTCATCACAATTCACCGACTCCTTCCAAGTACGTGGTCGAAACGATAGGTTCCGGGTGTGCTTTTTTAGACTACGACCGAGATGATTATCTGGATATTTTTCTGGTCAATGGGGGTCGGCTTCCTGGCGCCGAGAAAGGCGCGCCCCCGGATCACGCTCTCTACCGAAATCGAGGAGACGGGACTTTCGTGGAAGTCGGAAAGGAGTCGGGGATCGAACGAAACCGTGCCTTCGGTCAGGGGATTGCAGTGGGAGACTACGATAACGACGGATTCGACGATCTGTTCCTCACCAATTTCAACGGACCGAACCTGCTCTACCGAAACCAGAAAAATGGGACATTCATGGAAGTGGCCGAAAAAGCCGGACTTACCTCCGACGGCCGGTGGAGTGCTGGAGCCGCCTTCCTGGACTACGACAACGACGGGCGTCTCGATCTGTACGTGGCTCGCTACATCGACAACACCTTCGAGAACAACCTCAGATGTGGCTCTCTGGTCGACGACTCTCTGCACACGTATTGTACCCCGGAGGTCTACGAAGGTGTTCCGGATCTATTGTACCGAAATCACGGGAATGGGACTTTTTCCGACGTCACCGCCGCTTCCGGTCTGGCTCGTTTCGTCGGGAGCGGCCTGGGCGTCATCACGTTTGACTACAACGAGGACGGTTGGACAGATATCTACGTGGCTAACGACACGGATCCTAATTTCTTATTTGAGAACGAAGGTGACGGAACCTGGAAGGAAGTAGCGATGTCCAGGGGAGCAGCAGTCGATGTGAACGGCAATGCGCAAGCCGGGATGGGGGTTGCGGCGGGCGATTTTGACAGAGACGGCCTGCCAGACCTGGCGGTCACCAACTTCGATTTCGAGTATCTGATCTTGTACCGGCAGCTCCCCGGGGGCTTCTTTGAGGATGCCAGTTCTCTAGCCGGGGTGGAGATTCCCAGCTCAGCCTACGTCGGTTTTGGGTTGGGGTTTTTGGATTTTGACAATGATTCGGATCTGGATCTCTTTGTGGCCAACGGTCATGTCTACGACAATGCCCATCGGGTTTTTCCCGGATCAAGTTACGAACAGCCGAAACTTCTTTTTGAAAATTCCCAGGGCAGATTTGCGGAAGTTGCCGCCCGTCACGGCAAGGCTCTGGTTCTGCCCCAGGTGAGCCGGGGCACCTGCTTCGGTGATTACGACAATGACGGAGACCTGGATGTTCTTGTCACCAATTCTGGTGCTTCTCCAATGCTGTTGCGGAATGACGGCGGCAATCGAAACAACTGGATTTCGTTGCGGCTGATCGGTACAGCGTCAAACCCCAATGGGATCGGCGCTCGGGTCAGATTGACACTGGACAACCTGGTATTGGAGTCCCAGGTCAGTGGGGGAGGCAGCTACTATTCCGCCTCGGACTATCGGCTGCACTTTGGCCTGGAGGATCGGGATGTCATCCGGCGCTTGGAGGTCTTCTGGCCTTCGGGAACCGTGGATGTGCGGACAAAGATTTCCAGTCGGCAGTTTCTTGTCATCCGAGAAGGGGAGAAGGGCGAATAG
- a CDS encoding mandelate racemase/muconate lactonizing enzyme family protein, whose product MRITDLHCMRLLGPRPHGGGGKPGTFSKLLVRIDTDEGSYGLGEAENMMGVKEGIEYLRAWLIGRDPMAVRPFFSEMLYGTVPPHPRFRVYDPIRFEKTYRPSLICSPTATPTGPVIWALSGVEMALLDLAGKILNTPVYNLLGGRYRDRIRIYLDRSAPEAVDDLDAWKKMAEDSVRDGFTQLKFDIDYTASDLVEDFWNRSIPLQQMNGMVRRLKSVRQTVGQDVELCVDCHMQYNVVDAVRLAQELAFLKLMWLEDPTPISNPQACATVREKSPIAICIGEMFIAEQFRLFIDAKACDIIHPDVLFCGGLQEGRRIADYAELHYLPMAMHGNGGCLATIAAAHLAAATRNFLGLEYHFWEAQWVGRYVNREGVSLFKDGYLPLTDAPGFGVELNVEVCREHLAPGETLFSEP is encoded by the coding sequence ATGAGAATCACCGATCTTCATTGTATGCGCTTGCTGGGCCCGCGACCCCATGGGGGTGGTGGGAAGCCCGGCACCTTTTCCAAGCTCCTGGTCAGAATCGATACCGACGAGGGTAGTTACGGCCTGGGAGAGGCCGAAAACATGATGGGAGTAAAAGAGGGCATCGAATATCTAAGGGCATGGCTGATCGGCCGGGATCCAATGGCTGTGCGCCCCTTTTTCTCCGAAATGCTTTATGGGACCGTACCTCCCCATCCCAGATTTCGGGTCTATGACCCCATCCGTTTCGAGAAGACTTATCGCCCGTCCCTGATCTGCTCTCCGACGGCGACGCCGACCGGGCCCGTGATCTGGGCCCTTAGCGGAGTAGAGATGGCTTTACTCGACCTCGCCGGCAAGATCCTGAATACTCCAGTCTACAACCTCCTGGGCGGACGGTATCGTGATCGGATACGCATCTACCTCGATCGGAGCGCTCCGGAAGCGGTCGACGATCTGGACGCTTGGAAGAAAATGGCCGAGGACTCGGTCAGGGATGGTTTTACCCAGCTGAAGTTCGACATCGACTATACGGCGTCTGACCTCGTCGAAGACTTCTGGAACCGCTCCATCCCCCTTCAACAAATGAACGGGATGGTCCGAAGACTGAAGTCCGTTCGCCAGACGGTCGGGCAGGACGTCGAACTATGCGTCGATTGCCATATGCAATACAACGTCGTCGATGCCGTGCGGCTGGCGCAGGAACTGGCATTTCTCAAATTGATGTGGCTTGAGGATCCTACTCCCATAAGCAATCCCCAAGCCTGTGCCACGGTCCGGGAAAAGAGTCCGATTGCCATCTGCATCGGAGAGATGTTCATCGCCGAGCAGTTCCGGCTCTTCATCGATGCCAAAGCCTGCGACATCATCCATCCCGATGTCCTTTTCTGTGGGGGGCTGCAGGAAGGCAGGCGGATCGCCGACTACGCCGAGTTGCACTACCTCCCCATGGCCATGCACGGAAACGGAGGATGCCTGGCAACCATAGCCGCCGCGCACCTGGCAGCGGCCACCCGCAATTTTCTGGGTCTCGAATACCATTTTTGGGAGGCACAATGGGTGGGCCGATATGTGAACCGCGAAGGGGTTTCCCTCTTCAAAGATGGATACCTTCCCCTCACCGATGCCCCCGGTTTCGGAGTCGAGCTCAATGTGGAGGTCTGCCGCGAGCACTTGGCACCGGGGGAGACGTTGTTCTCCGAGCCTTAG
- a CDS encoding tetratricopeptide repeat protein encodes MILLLMVAIAVWAQPTGTLDLAPAEIYPFIPLETLTSDSTPSFDELTEAPPENDVSGWHFRLARHYHRRGHPIEAARHARRAAELQGAEPSHQLFLASIYCRMQRYELARTVLAGVLSRQELASEGRILLAYILQQTGEMEAQHGLLQEVLKSDPQNPYALYLAGVSYFRRNRHENALQTFQAAAVAGLDLAELHFYMGRIYARDAATFEQAIQAFQLADRSDRKSPELKKELGLIFYRTGRYQEALAELRVAVQLQPEFPQAFHIMAQVYQRVSRLEEAGQALARYQELTHNQAVRENNRRRGQIAYQEGRTQLSEKRLDEASRSFRESLQFLPEKDASYYALASIHYRRRKHAQAIELVRRAITVNPLIADYHILLAESLDKRGDFRSAIESMQKALLLSPPRARLSNYLGNLCFRSGDYSCAADAYRAASELEPDNRFYRMNLDSALRRLAPYESKK; translated from the coding sequence ATGATCCTCCTGCTCATGGTTGCCATCGCCGTTTGGGCTCAGCCGACCGGTACCCTTGATCTGGCTCCGGCTGAGATCTATCCGTTCATCCCCCTGGAAACCCTGACGTCGGACTCGACCCCATCTTTTGACGAACTGACAGAAGCACCACCGGAAAACGATGTTTCCGGCTGGCATTTCCGTCTGGCCCGTCATTACCACCGCCGGGGTCATCCGATTGAGGCGGCCCGTCACGCCCGCCGTGCTGCGGAATTGCAGGGTGCGGAACCGTCCCACCAGTTGTTTCTGGCGAGTATCTACTGCAGGATGCAACGTTACGAGCTGGCCCGGACTGTCCTGGCAGGGGTTCTGTCCAGACAAGAACTCGCCTCCGAAGGGCGTATTCTGCTCGCCTACATCCTCCAGCAAACGGGTGAAATGGAGGCACAGCACGGACTGTTGCAGGAAGTCCTGAAATCCGATCCGCAAAACCCTTACGCCCTTTATCTCGCCGGAGTTTCATACTTTCGGCGCAATCGACACGAGAACGCGCTACAGACCTTCCAGGCTGCTGCCGTTGCAGGATTGGATCTGGCCGAGCTGCACTTCTATATGGGCCGGATCTATGCTCGGGATGCGGCGACTTTTGAACAAGCCATTCAGGCCTTTCAGCTTGCAGACCGATCCGACCGGAAGTCACCAGAACTGAAGAAGGAGCTAGGCCTGATTTTCTATCGCACCGGCCGGTATCAGGAAGCGCTGGCAGAGCTCAGAGTAGCCGTTCAACTGCAGCCGGAGTTTCCCCAAGCCTTCCATATCATGGCCCAGGTCTATCAAAGAGTGAGCCGTCTCGAAGAGGCCGGACAGGCACTGGCACGCTATCAAGAGCTCACCCACAATCAGGCGGTCCGCGAAAACAACCGCAGGAGAGGCCAGATCGCCTACCAGGAAGGCCGAACCCAACTCTCGGAAAAAAGACTTGATGAGGCCTCCAGAAGCTTCCGGGAATCGCTTCAGTTCCTACCCGAAAAGGATGCATCCTATTATGCTCTGGCCAGTATCCACTATCGGCGGCGGAAACACGCCCAGGCCATCGAGTTGGTTCGCAGGGCTATTACAGTGAATCCCCTCATCGCCGATTACCACATTCTGCTCGCCGAGAGCCTGGACAAGCGAGGCGATTTCCGATCGGCTATCGAGTCGATGCAGAAGGCTCTACTCTTGTCGCCACCGAGGGCGCGACTTTCCAACTATCTGGGCAACCTGTGTTTCAGATCGGGTGACTATAGCTGTGCCGCCGATGCTTACCGAGCAGCGTCCGAGCTGGAACCGGACAACCGATTCTATCGGATGAATCTGGACAGTGCGTTGCGCCGACTGGCGCCATATGAGAGCAAGAAGTGA
- a CDS encoding dihydrodipicolinate synthase family protein, with product MKLRLSPRILCSCALPWTDRFELDESLFRDVVRGQLAKDQTSIYLFGTAGEGYALTLNQFESISRVFAEETEGKTSLRQLGIIALAIPQIQERIQVGRALGFASFQLSFPSWGELNDLERDLFFETTCGRNPDCSFLFYNVPRGLRWLSPGELSVLAERYSNLVAVKWAGRVGMSTIRSAVERAPQLCHFVGDIGYAEASLKGLKCGQLIAIAASNRLLASELFELGQTGRNEGRLRQLLKDLHHHSSILRALQMNGSHMDGTYDKLIFKLHHPGFPLRLLPPYLGAREEAFATYRNRMQNELPQWLEPFPE from the coding sequence ATGAAACTCAGGCTGAGTCCCCGTATCCTGTGCAGTTGTGCACTTCCCTGGACCGATCGATTCGAACTGGATGAATCCCTGTTTCGAGATGTCGTCCGCGGCCAGCTGGCCAAGGACCAGACGAGCATTTACTTGTTCGGTACGGCGGGGGAAGGCTACGCGCTGACTCTGAATCAGTTTGAAAGCATCTCCCGTGTTTTTGCCGAAGAAACCGAAGGCAAGACCAGCCTCAGACAACTGGGCATTATCGCCCTTGCTATTCCGCAGATCCAGGAACGGATACAGGTGGGCCGGGCTCTCGGTTTCGCCAGCTTTCAGCTGTCATTTCCTTCTTGGGGAGAACTGAATGATCTCGAAAGGGACCTGTTCTTCGAAACAACCTGCGGGCGAAATCCTGACTGTTCCTTTCTTTTCTATAACGTTCCCAGGGGGCTGCGCTGGTTGAGCCCCGGGGAGTTGTCCGTACTGGCAGAACGTTATTCGAATCTGGTCGCGGTCAAATGGGCCGGACGAGTTGGAATGTCCACGATCCGGTCTGCCGTTGAACGGGCTCCCCAGCTTTGCCATTTCGTCGGTGACATCGGGTATGCTGAAGCAAGTCTCAAAGGCCTCAAGTGTGGTCAACTGATAGCCATTGCCGCTTCGAATCGCCTGCTGGCCAGCGAACTTTTCGAGTTAGGACAGACAGGCAGGAATGAAGGGCGTTTAAGGCAGCTCCTCAAGGACCTGCATCATCATTCGAGTATCTTGCGAGCCCTGCAGATGAATGGAAGCCACATGGACGGCACCTACGATAAGCTGATATTCAAACTCCATCATCCCGGGTTTCCCCTCCGGCTGTTACCACCTTATCTGGGGGCTCGTGAGGAAGCCTTTGCAACCTACCGGAACCGGATGCAGAATGAACTGCCGCAGTGGTTGGAACCGTTTCCCGAATGA